In Xyrauchen texanus isolate HMW12.3.18 chromosome 14, RBS_HiC_50CHRs, whole genome shotgun sequence, the following are encoded in one genomic region:
- the mab21l3 gene encoding protein mab-21-like 3, producing MTNFTDEDLDHYLQNQVDLRHRLVSKSVEEVQKIIKALTAEVSSKDARFQSIANSGVHNTSLKDQPALASKWAALLRGKSAFNPAIQVLTPTLFLISVPLRGLMGYKGRRTRQWRYYTLSGSRLLSPVREPEKLHQWLELECFLNSNQEWHDTRMTIEGDIVPAKVVNVFKEHLETSIKTCGLTNKVSVLESVGSVVRVAVETSEAQIEVDLVPTVELMNCWPKRARWPRLFRRWPSTERARCIKSFGYNLMATSNYHWLLSFSRAEQVLLSNIDEDGGCRRKCYRVVRQLKEDVWCPGSKPVITAYHLQTLLFWTCEKYACTRDWRDIRGCVLRLVQKLYKCVSQHYLRHYFIRSHNLLKYSNTNELDDVAKKISNFLDNPGTYIH from the exons ATGACCAACTTCACTGATGAAGACCTGGACCACTATTTACAAAATCAG GTGGATCTCAGGCATCGTCTGGTTTCAAAGTCTGTGGAAGAAGTGCAGAAAATCATAAAAGCTCTTACAGCTGAGGTCAGCTCAAAGGATGCTCGCTTCCAGTCCATTGCAAACTCTGGTGTTCACAATACAAGCCTCAAA GATCAGCCAGCTTTAGCGTCAAAATGGGCCGCATTACTCAGGGGAAAAAGTGCATTCAACCCAGCCATCCAA GTGCTCACTCCCACTCTGTTCCTGATCTCAGTGCCTCTGCGGGGCTTGATGGGCTATAAGGGGAGGCGAACGCGACAGTGGCGGTACTACACGCTTAGCGGCTCTCGTCTCCTCTCACCTGTCCGTGAGCCAGAGAAGCTCCACCAGTGGCTGGAATTGGAGTGTTTTCTCAACTCAAATCAGGAGTGGCATGATACCCGCATGACCATAGAGGGTGATATTGTGCCAGCTAAGGTGGTGAATGTCTTCAAGGAGCATCTGGAGACATCCATAAAGACCTGTGGACTAACAA ATAAGGTGAGTGTGCTGGAGTCTGTCGGGTCAGTGGTGCGTGTTGCTGTGGAAACATCAGAGGCACAGATTGAGGTGGATCTGGTTCCTACAGTGGAGCTAATGAACTGCTGGCCAAAGAGAGCTCGGTGGCCCCGCCTTTTTCGGAGATGGCCCTCTACAGAGCGTGCTCGCTGCATTAAG TCTTTTGGATACAATCTAATGGCCACATCAAACTACCACTGGCTGCTGTCTTTCTCACGGGCGGAGCAGGTGCTGTTGAGTAATATAGATGAGGATGGCGGTTGCCGCAGGAAGTGTTACCGTGTGGTCAGACAGCTCAAGGAAGATGTCTGGTGTCCTGGAAGCAAACCTGTCATCACTGCCTACCACCTACAG ACACTGCTGTTTTGGACCTGTGAGAAGTACGCCTGCACCAGGGACTGGAGAGACATCAGGGGATGTGTATTACGACTGGTGCAGAAGCTGTATAAGTGTGTTAGCCAGCACTATCTCCGCCATTACTTCATACGATCCCACAACCTTCTGAAATACAGCAATACAAATGAGTTAGATGACGTGGCAAAGAAGATCAGTAATTTCCTGGACAATCCAGGGACATACATTCATTAG